ACGGCGCCCAGGCGATGAAGGCTTCGTTGCTCGATCGGCTCGCCTATTACGCTCCGGCCAAGTAAGACCCGGCTGGAAATTTTGCGAATGACGAACGCGCGGCGACCTTTCGCCGCGCGTCATTATTGCGCGCGGGCACGGCAATTGACGCGGGCAATTTCTGGCGGGAAAGCGCGCATCTGCGCCGACGCCGGCGCATCCCGGTCGCCGCCCTGCGCCGGCGCACGCCCGTCTGAACGCCCAATGGTGTCCTATTCAGAATTCGGCCGTCGCCTGTCTCGCGCTTTGAGGCGCCACGCGAAGAACAGCGCCATTTTCCAGAATCACCGGAATGAGCGCTTGCTTTTCGGTCGCGCCTGCTTTTATGGCGGCGTCGAGCGCACCGAAAAGCCGCGACGCGCCGGCGCGCGAAGTCACGGAAATCATCTCGCCGTCGGTGACAAACCGGAACCAATGCGTGACGCCCGCGGGCACGTGGGCGACGGCGCCGGGTCCGAGCCGCTGGCTCAAGTCTCCAGCGCCGATTTCGACTTCGCCCGTCACGATATAGAACGTTTCGTCCCATTCATGGGCGTGGGGAGGAGGGCCCTGCCCGGCGTCTCCCTGCTGCCGAAACAGCTCGAGCCCGCCAGAGCGGCCTGAATCGACGAGAACGGTGATTCGCTCGCCAAGAACGTTCAAAGGCTGCGGCAATTCCGCGCACGACGCCATGAAAGGTTGCGTTTGCGCCATCGTTCCCTCCATATAGACAGATAACCTGTCTGATATAGACATGCTATCTGTCCAATGTCAATTTGTGGCTCATGGAACAGACCAATATCCGATTACGGCGGCGGACTTTTGGCGGCTTGCTGCAATTCGCCGCCGAAACCCTGCGCGCCCGCGTCTATTCCCGGCTTGCCGAAGTTGGCTTTCCGGACATCCGCCCCGCCCATTCACGCCTTTTCCGAAATTTGACCGAGAACGGCTCTCGCGTGTCGGACCTCGCCGAACGCGCTCAGATGACCAAGCAAAGCATGGCCTATCTGGCGGATAGCCTGGCGGCGGCGGGCTACGTGAAGTTTGAGCCGGATCCGACCGACGGCCGAGCCAAACTGGTGCAGCTCACCGCAAGGGGGCGGGCGGCGTCGGAGGCTTTGATTCAGCTCAGCACTGACAGCGAGGCGGCGTTCGCGGATGTCCTCGGAGCTGAGGAAATGCGGGAGTTGCGGCGACTTCTGGAGCTTTTCGTCGATCGCTTCAGCGCGGCGTCATAGCCAATCCTGGACCGCGCTGCCAACGGCCGGGCCGATCGCGCGCAGTTTTCGCGCCTGCAAATGGGCGACCAGCCCGTTCTTGATGCGCGCGACGAGGCTGAGGCCCTCGTAAACCAGCGAGGAATAGAGCTGGATCAAAGTCGCGCCGGCCTCGATCTTGGCCCAGGCGGCTTCCGGCGAATCGACGCCGCCGACCCCGATCAGCGGAAACTGCCCTTCGACGCGGATAAAAGTCTGCGCCAGCATGCGGGTGGCGAGCGAAAACAGCGGCGCGCCGGACAGGCCGCCGGTCTCTTTGCGCGCCTCGTCGCGCAGCGAATCGGATCGGGAAATCGTGGTGTTGGAGACGATCATGCCATCGACGCCGCGCGCGCGGGCGACCGCCACGACGTCGTCGAGTTCGGCCAGGCTAACGTCCGGCGCGATCTTCAGCAGCACCGGCCGGCGCGGCTCGATTGCGGCGACCGCGTCGCGGGCGTCAAGCACGCGGGCAAGCAGGTTATCGAGCGCGTCCCGCTGTTGCAGGTCGCGCAGGCCGGGCGTGTTGGGCGAGGAAATATTGACGGTGAAATAAGAGGCGACGTCGGCGAAGGCCTCGATTCCGGCGACATAATCGGCGGCGCGGTCGGACGAATCCTTGTTGGCGCCGATATTGACGCCCACCACCCCGCCGCGCGCGCCGCGCGCCGCCAGGCGGTCATGGGCGTCGGCGTGACCGCCATTATTGAAGCCGAAACGATTGATGATCGCGCGATCCTCATGCAGGCGGAAAAGACGCGGCCGCGGGTTTCCTCCTTGAGGGCGCGGGGTGAGCGTGCCGACTTCGGTAAAGCCGAAACCGAGACGAAGAAGGGGAGCGGGGACGCGGGCGTCCTTGTCGAAACCAGCCGCCATGCCGATCGGATTGGGGAAGTCGAGGCCGAAGACGGTCTGGCCGAGCGTTTCATGATCGGCGGGCGGCGGCGGCAGGGGCATGCGCTCCAGCGCGAAAATCGTCAGATTATGCGCGCGCTCGGCATCGATCGCATGGAGAAAGGGCAGAGCGAAAGAATCGAAAAATCCCATCATTCCAGCAGTCCGGAAAAATCATGCGCGCCGTTGGCGCGGCGGTCGAGGGGAAGCGCGAAACGGGCGAGCCCGGTCGGCAGCGGCGCGTAAAGATGAGGAAACAAAGCGCCGCCGCGCGAAACCTCGTAAACCAACTTGTCGCCGAGGTCCTGCTCCTCGACCGCAACCAGCAGGAGATGGTCCCGGCCGGCGAAATGTTTCGCCGCGGTCTCTTCGACCTGGGCGGCGGTCGAGAAATGGATGAAGCCGTCAGCGCGGTCGATGGCCGCTCCTTCGAACAATCCGCGCCCGCGCGCGTCTTCCCATTCGTCGGCCGCGACGATTTTATAGATGAGCGCCAAATTCTCCCCCCGGACCGGCGATTTACAGCATTCTTTTTGCCCTTTCGCCAGCCGCGCGCAACGGATAAAAGCGAGGGCGCAAACGCCAAAGCCTGACACGTTGCCAAAAAAAATGACCGAAATCGCCTCCCAGCTCGCCGAATTCGCCCGCCAATCGAACGCCTGGCCGTTCGAGGAGGCGAAAAAACTCGTGGCGCGCGTGGAGCGCAGCGGACAGAAACAGGTCCTGTTCGAGACCGGCTATGGTCCCTCGGGACTGCCCCATATCGGCACTTTCGGCGAGGTCGCGCGCACGACCATGGTGCGCCACGCCTTCGAAACCCTGACCCAGGGCAAGATCGCCGCGCGGCTTCTGGCCTTTTCCGACGATCTCGACGGCTTGCGCAAAGTTCCGGACAATATTCCCAACAAGGATCTGGTCGCGGCCCATCTCGGCAAGCCATTGACCCAGGTTCCGGACCCTTTTGGCGAATATCCGAGCTTCGGCGCACATAACAACGCGCGGCTGCGCGCCTTTCTCGACGCCTTTGGTTTCGAATATGAATTCGCCTCGGCGACGCAATATTACCAATCCGGCCGTTTCGACGCGACATTGCTGAAAATGCTGGCGCGCTACGACGCCGTCCAGGCGATCATGCTGCCGTCGCTGCGCGCCGAGCGCGCGGCGTCTTACGCGCCCTTCCTGCCGATCCATCCCACGACCGGAATCGTGATGCAGGTTCCGCTCGAAGAAATCGACGTCGCGCGCGGGCTCATCGCCTGGCGCGACCCGGACACGGGCGAGCGCTTCGAAACCCCGGTGACCGGGGGCCATTGTAAATTACAGTGGAAGCCGGACTGGGCGATGCGCTGGTGCGCGCTCGGCGTCGATTACGAAATGGCCGGCAAGGACCTGATCGATTCGGTCAAGCTTTCGGGCGAGATCGCCCGCGCGCTCGATTGCGCGCCGCCGGAGGGCTTTAACTACGAATTGTTCCTCGACGAGAATGGGCAGAAGATTTCCAAGTCCAAGGGCAACGGCCTGACCATTGACGAATGGCTGCGCTACGCCAGCCCGGAATCGCTCGCCTTCTTCATGTATTGGAAGCCGCGCGAGGCCAAAAGACTCTATTTCGACGTGATTCCCAAGGCGGTGGACGAATATCTCGCCTTTCTCGACGCTTATCCCCGCCAGGACTGGAAATTGCGGCTCGGCAATCCCGCCTGGCATATCCATGCCGGGAACCCACCGCCGCCCGAATTCATCGCCCATGCCGGCGAAGCGAAAGGAACGGCGATTTCTTTCGGCATGCTCCTGAACCTCGCGGCGGTGGCCAACAGCGAGGACCCCGCGGTGCTGTGGGGCTTCCTGCGCCGCTATGCGCCCGAGGCGAGCCCGGAAAAATTTCCCCGCCTCGACCGCATGATCCAATACGCCGTGGTCTATTTCCGCGATTTCGTGCGGCCCAAAAAAGTCTATCGCGCGGCGGATGAGGTCGAGCGCGCCGCGCTCGAAAAGCTGTCCGAGGCGCTCGCCGGCCTGCCGCCCGACCCGAGCGCGGAAGACGTCCAGACCCTGCTCTATGACGTCGCGCGCCCCATCCCGCGCTATCAGAATTTTGCCGCCAAGAGCGCGACTCCGGAAAAGCCGGGCGTGTCGAACGATTGGTTCTCCATGCTCTATCAGGTGCTGCTCGGCGAAGCGCGCGGCCCCCGCTTCGGCTCCTTCGTCGCGCTTTACGGCGTGGACAACGCCCGCGCCTTGATCGCCGACGCTCTTGCGGGGAAATTTTTGGCGCCGGCGTCGGTTTGAGCCGGCCGCGGCGTGTGTTCGGTCTTGGTCCACACGAACGGCCGGCGTGTCCATTCCCATAGAGCCCGCCAGGCGGCGGCGCTCAGCAGCAGCAGATAGAACGGCGCAAGCAAAAGAAGCGGCGAGGCTTTCAGGCCGCGCCGTTTCATGCCAAGCGCCATCGGCGCGATCAGCGCGGCGAGGCCGAACAGCCCAACGCTCAGGTTGAGGGCGGCGAAGAAAAGGCGCGTGGCGTTCGCCGGCGCCAGCAGGTCGCCGTAAATGAGGTCACGGGCGAAGCGCGCGCTGTAGAACGGCCCGAACAAAGGGCCGGCGATCAGGCTCGACATGGCGCTGAGCGCGGAAAAACTCTGGATCAGGCCGATCTTGCGGACATGCTTGCGCGGCGTGCGCAGGAAGACCGCAAGGGTTTGCATCCAGCCCTTCATCCAGCGCGACCTTTGCCCGAGCCAGCTCGCAATGTCGGTCGGCGCGTCTTCGTAAGTCGTCGCCGCGATCACCCCGACCTCATAGCCGAGGCGCGCGAAGCGCAAGCCGAGATCGGCGTCCTCGGTGACGTTCCAGGCGTCCCAGCCGACCACCCGGCGCAGAATGTCGGTGCGGAAATGATTTGACGTGCCCCCGAGCGGCAGCGGCAGGCCGAGCGCGGCAAGGCCCGGATTGATGACGTCGAACAAAGCGGCGTAGCCGATGGCGAAAAAATAGGACAGCCAGCTTTCATGGCCGTTGTCGATCGCAAGTCGCGCCTGAAAACAGGCGACGCGCGGCCCGGCGACGGCGAAGGCCGCCGCCGCCGCGCGTAGTTGCCCCGGCTCGGGCCGGTCCTCGGCGTCGAGGATCGTCAGCAGACGCCCGCGCGCCAGCGGCAAAGCGACGTTCAGCGCGCGCGGCTTGGTGCGCGGCGCGCCGCGCGGCGCCACGACAATTTCGGCATAAGGCGGCAATCCGGCGGCGCGCAAGGCCTGCGCGGTGCCCGGATCGTCAGGCTCGACCACGATCTTCAGGTCGAGTTTCGCGCAAGGATAATCGAGCGCCCGGATCGCGCGTAAAAATTGCGCGGCGACGCCGGCCTCACGATACATCGGCGCGACGATGGTGAAAGTCGGCAGATCGCGGTCGCACAAAGGGGGCGGCGGCGGGCTGGTCGGCGTCCGGCTCGCGGCCAGGGCGCACAGCCGCACATAGATCCCGCCCAGGAACAGCGCCGAGAGAAAGGACGAGGCGAAGACGAGCAGTTCCGACGACAAAGCGAACAGGCCAGCCAGCACGACAAGGCTGAAAAGCATGGTCAGCCGGTTGCTCCAGCGCAATTGCGGGGCGTTGGCGCTGAGCCGCGAATCGGCGCGCGACAAAGCGTAACTGGCGTCGTCGGACAAAGCGCGGCGGCCCTTGGCGCGGACGAGCGCCGAAAAAATCGCCGGCGCGCAGATCGCGACGCGACGGGCGGCGCCGGAGCCAAGCGCCAGCAGCTTGCGAACGTCACGGCCGCGCGGCGCCATCAGCCAGTCGAAATTTTCGCGCCCTGGATCGGCGCGGGCGACGCTGGCGCGCAGCGCGGCCCGATAATCGAAACCGGGCGCGAGCGCCGCCGCGCGCTCGACATAGGCGCAGTTGAGGCGCCGCGCCAACGCCCGGTAATAAAGGCTTTCCTCGATCAACCCTTCGGCGATGAGAACCTCGTCGGCGCCGGCGCCCTGGGCGCGGGCGCGCCGCGCCGCATGGTTCAGCGCTTTCACGCCGACCCCCTCGGCGGCGAGAAAGGCGATTTCGGGCGGCCAATCCTCGGCGCCATCGGCTTCAAAACTTCGGCCGCTGCGGTATAAAGGCCCAGGATTCATGAGCGGACCGGGACGGGACGTGACCAGCAGATTCTTTACCCGCCAATCCAGCGCGACAGCAAAGCTTTTTTGCCTAGCACTTTGTTTTTTTTATGCTTTTCAACTCGCAGGTTGCAGCGCCCGGGCCAGAACGGCAAATTCTTCCGTCTTTTTGCCCAGTCTGTTCGATCCCCACAACCGCCCGGCTGCGCCGGGGGCCGAGACGCTGAAGCCGATCCGCTTTCTGCTCGCCGACGATTATCCGCCCTTTGAATTTCTCGGGCCCGACGGGACGCTCGCCGGCTTCAATGTCGATCTGGCGCGGGCGATCTGCCACGAATTGAAGGTTTCCTGCACCGTCCAGCCGCGCCGCTGGGACAATCTGCTCGACGCGCTCGACGCCAAGGAGGGAGACGCCGTCATCGCCTCGCTGAAGGAGACGCCGGCCGCGCGGGCCCACGCGCGTTTCACCGCGCCCTATTATCTCACCCCCGCCCGCTTCATGTCGCTCGCGACCGCCAAAAAATTCGATGTCCGGCCCGAGGCTTTGCGCGACGTGACGATCGGGGTTGAGGCGGGCAGCGCCCACCAGGCCTTTCTCAAGCTATTCTTTGCGCGCTCGACCATAAAAACCTTTCCCGACCGCGCCGCTTTGCTGGCGGCCTTGCGTGACAAAAAGATCGACCTCGCCTTCGGCGACGCGGTGACCTATGCGATCTGGATGAACGATCCGCATTCGGACAATTGCTGCGTCTTCCAGGGCGGACCTTTTCTCGAGCCCGCCTTTTTCGGCGAGGGAATCGGCGTCGCAGTGCGGCCCGGCGACGACAAGCTGCGCCACACGCTCGACTGGGCGCTGCAACAGCTCGACGAAAGCGGCAAGCTGAACGAGCTGTACCTGAAATATTTCCCCATCGGCTTTTATTGATTCCGGCGACAGCAACCATGAAACAGAACGGAACCACGCCATGACCTTCCGCATCTGGCCTTCGCAGAAAATCCGGCAGGCCGCCGCGGACGGCGTCATCCTGGCGGCGATCACCATCGAAGAGAGGCAGATTCAGCCCGCGAGCCTCGACCTGCGCCTGGGAAATTGCGCCTACCGCGTTCCGGCGAGCTTTCTGCCCGGAAAGGCGCGGACGGTCGAAGAACGGCTCGCGACTCTCGCCACCCATCAGGTCGATCTGTCGCGTCCGCAGGTTCTGGAGCGAAATTGCGTCCATATCATTCCGCTGGTCGAGCGGGTCAAGCTCCCCGCCGGCGTCAGCGCGCGCGCCAATCCCAAAAGCTCCTCGGGCCGACTCGACATTTTCGTGCGGCTGATCACCGATGGCGGCGTCGCCTTCGATGAAATTCCCGACGGCTATGACGGGCCTCTATTCGCCGAAGTGGTGCCGCGGTCCTTTCCGGTCATCTGCGGCGTCGGCGCGAAACTCTGCCAGATCCGCTTCCGCGAACAGGCGGACGAACCCCGCGCCGTCCCGCGCACGATGGCGGTGTCGATCAATCTGGAGCCGACCGAACCGGGCAATGTCGTCGCCTATCGCGCCCGCCGCACGTCCGGCCTCATCGACATCGACCGTATCGGCGCCTATAGACGCTCCGATTTCTGGGAGCCGATCGTCCTCGAACCGGGGCAGCGGGAATTGGTGCTCGATCCCGACGATTTCTACATCATGGCCTCATTGGAGGACATCGCCGTTTCGCCCGACGAAGCCTCGGAGATGATCGCCTATGACACGTCGGTCGGCGAAGTGCGCGTACATTACGCCGGCTTCATCGACCCCGGCTTCGGCGCGCCGGACGCCAATGGCCGCGGCAGCAAGATCGTGCTCGAGGTCAGATGTCACGACGTGCCCTTCATCCTCGAACACGCCCAAAGGGTCGGCACGCTGCTGTTCGAGAAAATGACGGAGCGGCCGGACGTTCTCTACGGCCAGGACCTCAAGTCGAATTACCAGGGACAGGGCCTGAAACTGTCGAAGCATTTTCGCTGAGCCGCCCGAGGCCGCCGGCGCTTTCGCGCCGGCGTCAGGAACGGACGCGGAGCGCCTCCCGCGTCTTGACAGGCCGCGGCAAAATCCGGCCAAGCTGTCCCGCCGCCAGGCAGGACGGCGCGCGAAGCGGGAAGCAACCAATGCAGGACCCCATCAATGCGGTGGTCATCTTTCTGATTCTGTGCGCGAGCGCCGCGCTCGGCTTCTTCATTCACACCCGCCTGCCCGAAAAACATAAATCGCCCGAGTCCATATCGCTGGTTCAGCTCGTGGTGATGCTCCTGGTGAATTTCACCGCGATCGTGCTCGGTCTTCTGACGACATCGGTGAAATCCGGCTTCGACTCCGCCTATGCCGCGCGCGGAAACGACGCGGCGCAGATCGTCCAGCTCGATCGCTGCCTGCGCGATTACGGACCCGAAACCGCTGCGATCCGCGCGCAATTGCGCGGCTATGTCGCGGCGGTCATCGCCAGCACCTGGCCGGACGAGCCGCGCCCGACCGGCGTCGCTTATCCCGACACGGCCGAGATGCCGCAATTTGGCGAGGCCCCGCGCCTCTCCACCGTCCTGGGCGACGCCGGACTGGAAATCCGCTCGCTTGAGCCGACGACCTCGCTGCAAAGAAACGTGTTCTCGGCCTGCGAGGCGCAATATCGCGATGTCCTCAAGGCGCGGTGGAAAGTGATCGAAGGCGCGCGCGCCTCGATTTCTCCGCCCTTTTATTGGGTGCTGGTGTTCTGGCTGGCGATTCTGTTCGGCTCCTTCGGACTGACCACCCGTCCGAACACGACAATCATGACCATCATCGCGCTCTGCGCCCTCTCGATTACCATCGCGGTCTTCATCATCCTGGACCTCGACGAGCCTTACGGCGGGCTGTTCGGCATTCCGAGCACGGCGATGCGCGAGGCTCTCGCCGATATGATGCACTGAAGCGCGAAAATTGTTGGCGCGCGCGCGATCCTTGGCTATGCCGGATCGATCGATCCGTCTGGCGCCGAACCCGATGTGCGAACTCCTTGGAATGAGCGCGAATGTCCCGACCGACATTCGTTTTTCCTTCGCCGGCCTCGCGCGGCGCGGAGGCGGCGTCGGGCCGCATCGCGACGGCTGGGGCGTCGCCTTTTACGAAGGCCGCGCCGCGCGCGCCTTTCACGATCCAGAACCGGCGGCAAGCTCCGACATCGCGCGCTTCGTCAGCGCCCATCCGATCAAAAGCCGCACCGTCATCGCCCATATCAGGCAGGCCAATCGCGGCCCGGTGGCCCTCGCCAACACCCATCCCTTCTCGCGCGAACTCTGGGGCCGGGTCTGGACCTTCGCCCATAACGGCCAGTTGCGCGGCGTCAAATCCCTGCCGCTCGACTTTTACGCGCCGGTCGGCGCGACCGACAGCGAATATGCCTTCTGCTGGATGCTCGACCAGTTGCGGGCGCGTTTCCCCTCCCTGCCCGCCGCCCGCGATCTCGACCGCGAAATCCTCCAGCTCAGCGCGCGGCTTGCGCGGATGGGCGTATTCAACATGCTGCTCAGCGACAGCCGGACGCTTTACGCCTTCTGCGGCAAAAGGCTTTCCTGCCTCACCCGCCGCGCGCCTTTCGGCCAGGCGAGCCTGATCGACGACGACCGCAAGGTGAATTTCGCGGAAGAAACCGGGCCGAACGATTGCGTCACCGTGGTCGCGACCGGCCCACTGACCAGCGACGAGACCTGGACCGCGATCAAGCCGGGCGCGCTGCTCGCGCTGCGCGACGGCAAGATCGCCGCCTCGCTTTTCATCGAACCGCCCGGCGGGGAAAAGCCCGCGCGCGGCAAAAGGAGCCCGCCATGCTGATCGACGGCGCAAGACGCCAATCCATCTGGCCCGATCCCGAGGGCGAGGGCGTCTTCATTCTCGACCAGACCCTCCTGCCCCATGCCGTCGCCACCGTG
This genomic interval from Candidatus Rhodoblastus alkanivorans contains the following:
- a CDS encoding cupin domain-containing protein, which produces MAQTQPFMASCAELPQPLNVLGERITVLVDSGRSGGLELFRQQGDAGQGPPPHAHEWDETFYIVTGEVEIGAGDLSQRLGPGAVAHVPAGVTHWFRFVTDGEMISVTSRAGASRLFGALDAAIKAGATEKQALIPVILENGAVLRVAPQSARQATAEF
- a CDS encoding MarR family winged helix-turn-helix transcriptional regulator, which encodes MEQTNIRLRRRTFGGLLQFAAETLRARVYSRLAEVGFPDIRPAHSRLFRNLTENGSRVSDLAERAQMTKQSMAYLADSLAAAGYVKFEPDPTDGRAKLVQLTARGRAASEALIQLSTDSEAAFADVLGAEEMRELRRLLELFVDRFSAAS
- a CDS encoding quinone-dependent dihydroorotate dehydrogenase, coding for MMGFFDSFALPFLHAIDAERAHNLTIFALERMPLPPPPADHETLGQTVFGLDFPNPIGMAAGFDKDARVPAPLLRLGFGFTEVGTLTPRPQGGNPRPRLFRLHEDRAIINRFGFNNGGHADAHDRLAARGARGGVVGVNIGANKDSSDRAADYVAGIEAFADVASYFTVNISSPNTPGLRDLQQRDALDNLLARVLDARDAVAAIEPRRPVLLKIAPDVSLAELDDVVAVARARGVDGMIVSNTTISRSDSLRDEARKETGGLSGAPLFSLATRMLAQTFIRVEGQFPLIGVGGVDSPEAAWAKIEAGATLIQLYSSLVYEGLSLVARIKNGLVAHLQARKLRAIGPAVGSAVQDWL
- a CDS encoding DUF952 domain-containing protein codes for the protein MALIYKIVAADEWEDARGRGLFEGAAIDRADGFIHFSTAAQVEETAAKHFAGRDHLLLVAVEEQDLGDKLVYEVSRGGALFPHLYAPLPTGLARFALPLDRRANGAHDFSGLLE
- a CDS encoding lysine--tRNA ligase yields the protein MTEIASQLAEFARQSNAWPFEEAKKLVARVERSGQKQVLFETGYGPSGLPHIGTFGEVARTTMVRHAFETLTQGKIAARLLAFSDDLDGLRKVPDNIPNKDLVAAHLGKPLTQVPDPFGEYPSFGAHNNARLRAFLDAFGFEYEFASATQYYQSGRFDATLLKMLARYDAVQAIMLPSLRAERAASYAPFLPIHPTTGIVMQVPLEEIDVARGLIAWRDPDTGERFETPVTGGHCKLQWKPDWAMRWCALGVDYEMAGKDLIDSVKLSGEIARALDCAPPEGFNYELFLDENGQKISKSKGNGLTIDEWLRYASPESLAFFMYWKPREAKRLYFDVIPKAVDEYLAFLDAYPRQDWKLRLGNPAWHIHAGNPPPPEFIAHAGEAKGTAISFGMLLNLAAVANSEDPAVLWGFLRRYAPEASPEKFPRLDRMIQYAVVYFRDFVRPKKVYRAADEVERAALEKLSEALAGLPPDPSAEDVQTLLYDVARPIPRYQNFAAKSATPEKPGVSNDWFSMLYQVLLGEARGPRFGSFVALYGVDNARALIADALAGKFLAPASV
- a CDS encoding glycosyltransferase family 2 protein, whose protein sequence is MNPGPLYRSGRSFEADGAEDWPPEIAFLAAEGVGVKALNHAARRARAQGAGADEVLIAEGLIEESLYYRALARRLNCAYVERAAALAPGFDYRAALRASVARADPGRENFDWLMAPRGRDVRKLLALGSGAARRVAICAPAIFSALVRAKGRRALSDDASYALSRADSRLSANAPQLRWSNRLTMLFSLVVLAGLFALSSELLVFASSFLSALFLGGIYVRLCALAASRTPTSPPPPPLCDRDLPTFTIVAPMYREAGVAAQFLRAIRALDYPCAKLDLKIVVEPDDPGTAQALRAAGLPPYAEIVVAPRGAPRTKPRALNVALPLARGRLLTILDAEDRPEPGQLRAAAAAFAVAGPRVACFQARLAIDNGHESWLSYFFAIGYAALFDVINPGLAALGLPLPLGGTSNHFRTDILRRVVGWDAWNVTEDADLGLRFARLGYEVGVIAATTYEDAPTDIASWLGQRSRWMKGWMQTLAVFLRTPRKHVRKIGLIQSFSALSAMSSLIAGPLFGPFYSARFARDLIYGDLLAPANATRLFFAALNLSVGLFGLAALIAPMALGMKRRGLKASPLLLLAPFYLLLLSAAAWRALWEWTRRPFVWTKTEHTPRPAQTDAGAKNFPARASAIKARALSTP
- a CDS encoding transporter substrate-binding domain-containing protein, translating into MPSLFDPHNRPAAPGAETLKPIRFLLADDYPPFEFLGPDGTLAGFNVDLARAICHELKVSCTVQPRRWDNLLDALDAKEGDAVIASLKETPAARAHARFTAPYYLTPARFMSLATAKKFDVRPEALRDVTIGVEAGSAHQAFLKLFFARSTIKTFPDRAALLAALRDKKIDLAFGDAVTYAIWMNDPHSDNCCVFQGGPFLEPAFFGEGIGVAVRPGDDKLRHTLDWALQQLDESGKLNELYLKYFPIGFY
- a CDS encoding 2'-deoxycytidine 5'-triphosphate deaminase domain-containing protein — translated: MTFRIWPSQKIRQAAADGVILAAITIEERQIQPASLDLRLGNCAYRVPASFLPGKARTVEERLATLATHQVDLSRPQVLERNCVHIIPLVERVKLPAGVSARANPKSSSGRLDIFVRLITDGGVAFDEIPDGYDGPLFAEVVPRSFPVICGVGAKLCQIRFREQADEPRAVPRTMAVSINLEPTEPGNVVAYRARRTSGLIDIDRIGAYRRSDFWEPIVLEPGQRELVLDPDDFYIMASLEDIAVSPDEASEMIAYDTSVGEVRVHYAGFIDPGFGAPDANGRGSKIVLEVRCHDVPFILEHAQRVGTLLFEKMTERPDVLYGQDLKSNYQGQGLKLSKHFR
- a CDS encoding class II glutamine amidotransferase, which translates into the protein MCELLGMSANVPTDIRFSFAGLARRGGGVGPHRDGWGVAFYEGRAARAFHDPEPAASSDIARFVSAHPIKSRTVIAHIRQANRGPVALANTHPFSRELWGRVWTFAHNGQLRGVKSLPLDFYAPVGATDSEYAFCWMLDQLRARFPSLPAARDLDREILQLSARLARMGVFNMLLSDSRTLYAFCGKRLSCLTRRAPFGQASLIDDDRKVNFAEETGPNDCVTVVATGPLTSDETWTAIKPGALLALRDGKIAASLFIEPPGGEKPARGKRSPPC